One Streptomyces sp. L2 genomic window carries:
- a CDS encoding MFS transporter, with protein MYISSSRAATPVSPPGAGKRGVAPTVLALGSVSLVTDISSEMVTAVLPMYVMFTLGLSPLQFGALNGMYVGVTALVRVAGGQLADRTLRRKLVAGAGYALSAVCKLGLLAAGSSVPVLGAVIAADRTGKGLRTGPRDALISLSSTPATLGRSFGVHRAMDTTGAFLGPLVAFGLLLLTPGRYDTVFVTSFLVAAVGVVMLGLLVRERPAKEERRDPGSAGLRDVLGLLRRPAYLRVGLAAVVLGAVVLGDSFVYLLLQQRLGVPEELFPLLPLGTAGAYLLLAVPLGRLADRFGRLRVYAAGHLALLAACLLLLAPAARLPLVAAVLALHGVFYAATDGVLMAAVGPLVPPRLRAGGLSLIQTAQSASALASSVLFGACWTLWGLTTALALAVTALAVALALAVWILPWKHEPAPDQPAPVPHRTDEEHAV; from the coding sequence ATGTACATATCGTCCAGCCGGGCGGCGACCCCCGTGTCGCCGCCCGGCGCCGGGAAGAGGGGCGTCGCCCCCACCGTGCTCGCGCTCGGCTCGGTCAGCCTGGTCACCGACATCTCCTCGGAGATGGTGACCGCGGTGCTGCCGATGTACGTGATGTTCACGCTCGGCCTGAGCCCGCTGCAGTTCGGCGCGCTGAACGGCATGTACGTCGGTGTGACCGCCCTGGTCCGGGTGGCCGGGGGCCAGCTGGCCGACCGCACCCTGCGCCGCAAACTGGTCGCGGGCGCCGGCTACGCCCTGTCCGCGGTGTGCAAACTGGGCCTGCTCGCGGCCGGTTCGTCGGTGCCGGTGCTCGGCGCGGTGATCGCCGCCGACCGCACCGGCAAGGGGCTGCGCACCGGGCCCCGGGACGCGCTGATCTCGCTGAGCAGCACGCCCGCCACGCTGGGCCGCTCCTTCGGGGTGCACCGGGCGATGGACACCACGGGCGCGTTCCTCGGCCCGCTGGTGGCGTTCGGCCTGCTGCTGCTCACCCCCGGCCGCTACGACACCGTGTTCGTGACGAGTTTCCTCGTCGCCGCCGTCGGCGTGGTGATGCTCGGCCTGCTGGTCCGGGAGCGGCCGGCCAAGGAGGAACGGCGCGATCCGGGATCGGCGGGCCTGCGGGACGTGCTCGGGCTGCTGCGCCGGCCCGCCTATCTGCGGGTGGGTCTCGCGGCGGTCGTGCTCGGCGCGGTGGTGCTCGGCGACTCGTTCGTCTATCTGCTGCTCCAGCAACGGCTCGGCGTGCCCGAGGAGTTGTTCCCGCTGCTGCCGCTCGGCACGGCCGGCGCCTATCTGCTGCTCGCGGTACCGCTCGGCCGGCTCGCCGACCGGTTCGGGCGGCTGCGGGTCTACGCCGCCGGGCACCTGGCCCTGCTCGCCGCCTGCCTGCTGCTGCTCGCCCCGGCGGCCCGGCTGCCGCTCGTGGCCGCCGTCCTCGCCCTGCACGGGGTGTTCTACGCGGCGACGGACGGGGTGCTGATGGCGGCCGTCGGCCCGCTCGTACCGCCCCGGCTGCGGGCCGGCGGGCTGTCCCTGATCCAGACCGCGCAGTCGGCGTCCGCGCTGGCGTCCTCGGTGCTGTTCGGCGCCTGCTGGACCCTGTGGGGCCTGACCACCGCGCTGGCGCTGGCCGTGACGGCGCTGGCCGTGGCCCTGGCCCTCGCGGTGTGGATCCTGCCCTGGAAGCACGAGCCCGCGCCGGACCAGCCCGCCCCTGTCCCCCACCGCACCGACGAGGAGCACGCCGTATGA
- a CDS encoding PD40 domain-containing protein has translation MTARTRLVSLLAAVLVAAILATGYVWHARESDDAAPGGRIRLDSAGRLLFRNTAPGAGFGRIATVPAGHPGAARTLGRLRCDRVYAAHGTGVCLQRTGPVPGTEVTALDPDLRTLRRLRTGGFPNRARVSADGRMLSWTMFVRGDSYLRDDFSTRTGVLDTRTGRAVPNIEGIPLTLEGRPYHAADVNYWGVTFASDDSTFYATVRTGGRTYLVKGDYKKWTAHTVRRNVECPSLSPDGTRLVFKKRVSASAQRPWRLYVLDLATMRETPLAEPRSVDDQAAWLDGRTVMYGLPRHGGGWDVWSVPADGSGRPRLLVHDASSPALLTR, from the coding sequence ATGACCGCCCGGACCCGTCTGGTGTCCCTGCTGGCCGCCGTCCTGGTGGCGGCCATCCTCGCCACCGGGTACGTGTGGCACGCCCGCGAGAGCGACGACGCGGCGCCCGGCGGCCGGATCCGGCTGGACTCGGCCGGCCGGCTGCTGTTCCGCAACACCGCGCCCGGCGCCGGGTTCGGCCGGATCGCCACCGTGCCGGCCGGCCACCCCGGCGCCGCCCGCACCCTCGGCCGGCTGCGCTGCGACCGGGTGTACGCCGCCCACGGCACCGGTGTCTGCCTGCAGCGCACCGGGCCGGTCCCCGGCACCGAGGTCACCGCGCTCGACCCGGACCTGCGCACGCTGCGCCGGCTGCGCACCGGGGGCTTCCCCAACCGGGCCCGGGTCTCCGCCGACGGGCGGATGCTGTCCTGGACGATGTTCGTGCGCGGCGACTCCTATCTCCGCGACGACTTCTCCACCCGCACCGGCGTCCTGGACACCCGCACCGGCCGGGCGGTGCCGAACATCGAGGGCATCCCGCTGACCCTGGAGGGCCGGCCGTACCACGCGGCCGACGTCAACTACTGGGGCGTCACCTTCGCGTCCGACGACAGCACGTTCTACGCCACCGTCCGCACCGGGGGCCGTACGTACCTGGTCAAGGGCGACTACAAGAAGTGGACCGCGCACACCGTGCGGCGGAACGTGGAGTGCCCGTCGCTGTCGCCGGACGGCACGCGGCTGGTGTTCAAGAAGCGGGTGAGCGCCAGCGCGCAGCGCCCGTGGCGGCTGTACGTGCTGGACCTGGCCACGATGCGGGAGACCCCGCTGGCGGAGCCGCGCAGCGTGGACGACCAGGCGGCCTGGCTGGACGGCCGTACGGTGATGTACGGCCTGCCCCGGCACGGCGGCGGCTGGGACGTGTGGTCCGTCCCCGCCGACGGCTCCGGAAGGCCGCGCCTGCTCGTCCACGACGCGAGTTCCCCCGCGCTGCTCACCCGCTGA
- a CDS encoding AMP-binding protein, translating into MTSEQATAPLSYTHGTGSTALLGDTIGANLDRAVAAWPGREALVDVPTGRRWTYTAFSAEVDRLAYALLASGVAKGDRVGIWAVNCAEWVLVQYATARVGAIMVNINPAYRTHEVEYVLNQAGISLLFASLSHKSSDYRAMVEEVRGRCPGLRETVYIGDPSWDEFTARGTDDRREELRAREAELSCDDPINIQYTSGTTGFPKGATLSHHNILNNGFFVGELVAYSEQDRICIPVPFYHCFGMVMGNLAATSHGACMVIPAPSFEPKATLDAVQQERCTSLYGVPTMFIAELNLPDFASYDLTSLRTGIMAGSPCPVEVMKRVVAEMHMEEVSICYGMTETSPVSLQTRIEDDLEHRTGTVGRVLPHLEVKVVDPATGVTRPRGTAGELCTRGSSVMLGYWNEPDKTAEAIDPGRWMHTGDLAVMREDGYVEIVGRIKDMIIRGGENIYPREIEEFLYGHPKIRDVQVVGVPHETYGEEVLACVIPLDPADPLTLEELRAYCAGRLAHYKVPSRLQVLESFPMTVSGKVRKVELRQTYGG; encoded by the coding sequence GTGACCTCGGAACAGGCGACGGCCCCGCTGTCGTACACGCACGGCACGGGCAGCACCGCGCTGCTCGGCGACACCATCGGCGCCAACCTGGACCGGGCCGTCGCCGCCTGGCCCGGCCGCGAGGCCCTGGTCGACGTGCCCACCGGCCGGCGCTGGACCTACACCGCCTTCTCGGCCGAGGTCGACCGGCTCGCGTACGCGCTCCTCGCGAGCGGCGTCGCCAAAGGCGACCGGGTCGGCATCTGGGCGGTCAACTGCGCCGAGTGGGTGCTCGTCCAGTACGCCACCGCCCGCGTCGGCGCCATCATGGTCAACATCAACCCGGCCTACCGCACCCACGAGGTCGAGTACGTCCTGAACCAGGCCGGGATCTCCCTGCTGTTCGCCTCCCTCAGCCACAAGAGCAGCGACTACCGCGCCATGGTCGAGGAAGTGCGCGGCCGGTGCCCCGGGTTGCGGGAGACCGTCTACATCGGCGACCCGTCCTGGGACGAGTTCACCGCGCGCGGCACGGACGACCGGCGCGAGGAACTGCGGGCGCGCGAGGCCGAGTTGTCCTGCGACGACCCGATCAACATCCAGTACACCTCGGGCACCACCGGCTTCCCCAAGGGCGCCACCCTCTCCCACCACAACATCCTCAACAACGGCTTCTTCGTGGGCGAGCTGGTCGCCTACAGCGAGCAGGACCGGATCTGCATCCCGGTGCCCTTCTACCACTGCTTCGGCATGGTGATGGGCAACCTCGCGGCCACCTCGCACGGCGCCTGCATGGTCATCCCCGCCCCGTCCTTCGAACCGAAGGCCACCCTGGACGCCGTCCAGCAGGAACGCTGCACCTCCCTGTACGGCGTACCGACCATGTTCATCGCCGAGCTGAACCTCCCCGACTTCGCCTCCTACGACCTCACCTCGCTGCGCACCGGCATCATGGCGGGCTCCCCCTGCCCGGTGGAGGTCATGAAGCGGGTGGTCGCCGAGATGCACATGGAGGAGGTCTCCATCTGCTACGGCATGACTGAGACCTCACCCGTCTCCCTGCAGACCCGCATCGAGGACGACCTGGAGCACCGCACCGGCACCGTCGGCCGCGTCCTGCCCCACCTGGAGGTCAAGGTCGTCGACCCGGCCACCGGCGTCACCCGGCCGCGCGGCACGGCCGGAGAGTTGTGCACCCGCGGGTCCAGCGTGATGCTCGGCTACTGGAACGAGCCCGACAAGACCGCCGAGGCCATCGACCCCGGCCGCTGGATGCACACCGGCGACCTCGCGGTCATGCGGGAGGACGGCTACGTCGAGATCGTCGGCCGTATCAAGGACATGATCATCCGCGGCGGCGAGAACATCTACCCGCGCGAGATCGAGGAGTTCCTCTACGGCCACCCCAAGATCCGCGACGTCCAGGTGGTCGGTGTGCCGCACGAGACGTACGGCGAGGAGGTTCTCGCCTGCGTCATCCCGCTCGACCCCGCCGACCCGCTCACCCTGGAGGAGCTGCGCGCCTACTGCGCGGGCCGGCTCGCCCACTACAAGGTGCCGAGCCGGCTCCAGGTGCTGGAGTCCTTCCCGATGACGGTGTCCGGGAAGGTCCGCAAGGTCGAACTGCGCCAGACCTACGGCGGCTGA
- a CDS encoding AMP-binding protein, with protein MTTATEQFRTARDFLLEHREDYATARAGFSWPRPEHFNWALDWFDAIADGNDRTALHIVEEDGTEVRLSFAEMSERSDRVANWLRARGVGAEDRVLVMLGNQAELWETALAAMKLRAVVIPATPLLGPADLRDRVDRGRVKHVIVRAEDTPKFDDVPGAYTRISVGGLPAEGWEPYEDAYTAPAGFVPDGPTLADDPLMLYFTSGTTARPKLVEHTHSSYPIGHLATMYWIGLKPGDVHLNISSPGWAKHAWSNLFAPWNAEATVFIHNYTRFDAARLMAEMDRCGVTTFCAPPTVWRMLIQADLTQLATPPREVVAAGEPLNPEVIEQVRRSWGITIRDGFGQTETAVQVANSPGQPLKTGSMGRPSPGYTVELLDPVSGAPGATEGEIALDLSDRPVGLMTGYHGDPDRTAEAMAGGYYRTGDVASRDDEGYLTYIGRSDDVFKASDYKISPFELESALLEHEAVAEAAVVPAPDELRLAVPKAYVVLAEGWEPGPGTAKAIFEHSREVLAPYKRVRRLEFGALPKTVSGKIRRIELREATAAGSDDEYREEDFR; from the coding sequence ATGACGACGGCGACCGAGCAGTTCCGCACGGCGCGGGACTTCCTGCTGGAGCACCGCGAGGACTACGCCACCGCCCGCGCGGGCTTCAGCTGGCCCCGGCCCGAGCACTTCAACTGGGCGCTGGACTGGTTCGACGCGATCGCCGACGGCAACGACCGGACCGCCCTGCACATCGTCGAGGAGGACGGCACCGAGGTCCGGCTGTCCTTCGCCGAGATGTCCGAGCGCTCCGACCGGGTCGCGAACTGGCTGCGCGCCCGGGGCGTCGGCGCCGAGGACCGCGTCCTCGTCATGCTCGGCAACCAGGCCGAGCTGTGGGAGACCGCGCTGGCCGCGATGAAACTGCGCGCGGTCGTCATCCCGGCGACCCCGCTGCTGGGCCCGGCCGACCTGCGCGACCGGGTGGACCGCGGCCGGGTGAAGCACGTGATCGTACGGGCCGAGGACACCCCCAAGTTCGACGACGTCCCCGGCGCCTACACGCGGATCAGCGTCGGCGGACTGCCGGCGGAGGGCTGGGAGCCGTACGAGGACGCGTACACGGCCCCCGCCGGGTTCGTGCCCGACGGGCCGACCCTCGCCGACGACCCGCTGATGCTGTACTTCACGTCCGGCACCACCGCCCGCCCCAAGCTGGTCGAGCACACCCACAGCTCCTACCCCATCGGCCACCTGGCCACCATGTACTGGATCGGCCTCAAGCCCGGCGACGTCCACCTGAACATCTCCTCGCCCGGCTGGGCCAAGCACGCCTGGTCCAACCTGTTCGCGCCGTGGAACGCGGAGGCGACCGTCTTCATCCACAACTACACGCGCTTCGACGCCGCCCGCCTGATGGCCGAGATGGACCGCTGCGGCGTCACCACCTTCTGCGCCCCGCCGACCGTGTGGCGGATGCTCATCCAGGCCGACCTGACCCAGCTCGCCACCCCGCCCCGCGAGGTCGTCGCCGCCGGCGAACCGCTCAACCCCGAGGTCATCGAGCAGGTCCGGCGCAGCTGGGGCATCACCATCCGGGACGGCTTCGGACAGACCGAGACCGCCGTACAGGTCGCCAACAGCCCCGGCCAGCCGCTGAAGACCGGCTCCATGGGCCGCCCCAGCCCCGGCTACACCGTGGAACTCCTCGACCCGGTGTCCGGCGCGCCCGGCGCCACCGAGGGCGAGATCGCCCTGGACCTCTCCGACCGGCCCGTCGGCCTGATGACCGGCTACCACGGCGACCCGGACCGCACCGCCGAGGCCATGGCGGGCGGCTACTACCGCACGGGCGACGTCGCCTCCCGCGACGACGAGGGGTACCTGACCTACATCGGGCGCAGCGACGACGTCTTCAAGGCCTCCGACTACAAGATCAGCCCGTTCGAGCTGGAGAGCGCCCTGCTGGAGCACGAGGCGGTCGCCGAGGCCGCCGTCGTCCCGGCCCCGGACGAGCTGCGGCTCGCCGTGCCGAAGGCGTACGTCGTCCTCGCCGAGGGCTGGGAGCCCGGACCCGGCACCGCCAAGGCGATCTTCGAGCACTCCCGTGAGGTGCTCGCCCCCTACAAGCGCGTCCGCCGGCTGGAGTTCGGCGCGCTGCCCAAGACCGTCTCCGGCAAGATCCGCCGGATCGAGCTGCGCGAGGCCACGGCCGCCGGCTCGGACGACGAATACCGCGAGGAGGACTTCCGGTGA
- a CDS encoding helix-turn-helix transcriptional regulator encodes MTADGVAAVEIRSALARLRRGTGLPVAFGGLVEAGRPQIRISELSGTHTASLSALAVTSGNGLGGRAVALARPCAVTDYAGSRQISHEYDAPVAAEGIRSVLAVPVVVRRRVRGVLYGALRAAQPLGDRTLGAAVAAARDVEQALVVRDEARALVSAAGAGAAGAVPEARPEPGAGAAREQVREAHAALRALAPRIADPELRAELLAACGLLAEERRSGGASLAPRELDVLSWVAAGATNAGVAERLGLRPETVKGYLRSAMRKLGAHTRGEAVTAARRAGLLP; translated from the coding sequence GTGACAGCAGACGGCGTGGCGGCGGTGGAGATACGGAGCGCGCTGGCCCGGCTGCGGCGCGGGACGGGTCTCCCGGTCGCCTTCGGCGGGCTGGTCGAGGCGGGCAGGCCGCAGATCCGCATCAGCGAGCTGAGCGGCACGCACACCGCCTCGCTCAGCGCGCTCGCGGTGACCTCCGGCAACGGGCTGGGTGGCCGGGCGGTGGCGCTGGCCCGGCCGTGCGCGGTCACGGACTACGCCGGTTCCCGCCAGATCAGCCACGAGTACGACGCGCCGGTGGCCGCGGAGGGCATCCGCTCGGTGCTCGCGGTGCCGGTGGTGGTGCGGCGCCGGGTGCGCGGGGTGCTGTACGGCGCGCTCCGTGCGGCGCAGCCGCTGGGCGACCGCACGCTGGGCGCGGCGGTGGCGGCGGCGCGGGACGTGGAGCAGGCGCTGGTGGTGCGGGACGAGGCGCGGGCGCTGGTGTCGGCGGCGGGTGCCGGGGCCGCCGGGGCGGTGCCGGAAGCACGGCCGGAGCCGGGGGCGGGGGCGGCCCGGGAGCAGGTGCGGGAGGCCCATGCTGCGCTGCGCGCCCTGGCCCCGCGGATCGCCGACCCCGAACTGCGGGCCGAACTCCTCGCGGCGTGCGGGCTGCTGGCCGAGGAGCGCCGGTCCGGCGGCGCGAGTCTGGCGCCGCGCGAGCTGGACGTGCTCTCCTGGGTGGCGGCGGGCGCCACCAACGCGGGGGTGGCCGAACGGCTGGGACTGCGCCCGGAGACGGTGAAGGGCTATCTGCGCTCGGCGATGCGGAAGCTGGGCGCCCACACGCGAGGGGAGGCGGTGACGGCGGCCCGCCGGGCGGGGCTGCTGCCGTAG
- a CDS encoding helix-turn-helix transcriptional regulator, which translates to MTVRRDFQEPARCRPDLLIGRDELFTGARDQLAAGGSVLLHGPAGIGKSTVLRALAEEYGATARTVLRCSATESESHLPFLALADLLGLVLDEVSPGLPAAQRTALESALTGRGESSLQRDGLALRLAVLSALRALAAEGPVLVVADDLQWLDPASAELLGFAARRLGGTPVQLLCATRTVSKESQEYDRHLRACPPDTLSVRLGPLSRAQVAQLLDHRGHGGLPRSTVRDIHRTSGGNPLFALELGRALADSPTPPRPGEPLPVPTSLRALVLSRLDMLSVEARRTLLVASAGARPTAALLHAAGRGNAEAECAQAAELGLLAPEAEGQAIRFAHPLISAALYAETPAQERRAAHAALSTAAFDPIERARHLALATTGTDPEVAARLAEAAALARDRGAPSVAAQLGLLAARHSPAGTAPGPEERRLQAAEDAITAGEVDLARDIAREVLTRTTVPAERVRAWIIVIDTAGHTMAEVDAAFPQALADAGDDPRLLALVHYQLAWRALIVQGDFTEAREAAAHAAGLAARGADRRTELLALAFQAQTETLMGHPEAPQTIQRALKEPQDPGVACHHNGAVSARFRWQIMGDQLSEARATVTGLLREVRRRGSVESEVHFVRCLAETELHAGHCGRALELAHEGLRLARDSGIGETASAMLTSLAEAAGGDVDRALALAREAVEHAGQDGDQMYLSRALAALGHAQLVAGDPAGTVRSLRRVRRLELDLGVTDPARGRWHADLAEALVRVGEPDEAQDVIDTSREHALRLGRDSVLGVLDRAEGLVLAARGEKEAAVERLTSAQDRLGKLGYGLEEARAAFALARLRTGPAEPNARRAAAYDEATRLFRRCRALPWLRQVDEALTPREPDPALPAPQAPDALEGLASMERQVASLVMEGATNREIAARLFVSVKTVEATLTRVYRKLGIRSRVDIVRLAAGRRAD; encoded by the coding sequence GTGACCGTGCGACGGGACTTCCAGGAGCCTGCCCGATGCCGCCCCGACCTGCTCATCGGCCGCGACGAACTGTTCACCGGCGCCCGCGACCAGCTCGCCGCCGGCGGCAGCGTGCTGCTCCACGGCCCCGCCGGAATTGGGAAATCGACGGTCCTGCGGGCATTGGCCGAGGAATACGGCGCCACCGCCCGGACGGTGTTGCGCTGCTCGGCCACCGAGTCCGAATCGCACCTCCCCTTCCTCGCCCTCGCCGACCTCCTCGGCCTGGTCCTCGACGAGGTGAGCCCCGGGCTGCCCGCCGCCCAGCGCACCGCCCTGGAGTCGGCGCTCACCGGCCGCGGCGAGTCCAGCCTCCAGCGCGACGGCCTCGCCCTGCGCCTCGCCGTGCTCTCCGCGCTCCGCGCGCTCGCCGCCGAGGGTCCCGTCCTGGTCGTCGCCGACGATCTGCAGTGGCTGGATCCGGCCAGCGCCGAACTGCTCGGCTTCGCCGCCCGCCGGCTCGGCGGCACCCCGGTGCAGCTGCTGTGCGCGACCCGGACGGTCAGCAAGGAGAGCCAGGAGTACGACCGCCACCTGCGTGCCTGCCCGCCGGACACCCTCTCCGTCCGCCTCGGCCCGCTCTCCCGCGCCCAGGTCGCCCAGCTCCTCGACCACCGCGGCCACGGCGGACTGCCCCGCTCCACGGTCCGCGACATCCACCGCACCAGCGGCGGCAACCCGCTGTTCGCCCTGGAGCTGGGCCGCGCCCTCGCCGACAGCCCCACCCCGCCCCGGCCGGGCGAGCCGCTGCCGGTGCCGACCTCGCTGCGCGCCCTGGTGCTCAGCCGGCTGGACATGCTGTCGGTGGAGGCCCGCCGCACCCTGCTGGTGGCCAGTGCCGGCGCCCGCCCCACCGCCGCCCTGCTGCACGCGGCCGGCCGGGGCAACGCCGAGGCCGAGTGCGCCCAGGCCGCCGAACTCGGGCTGCTGGCCCCCGAGGCGGAGGGCCAGGCCATCCGGTTCGCGCACCCGCTGATCTCCGCCGCGCTCTACGCCGAGACGCCCGCCCAGGAACGCCGGGCCGCGCACGCCGCCCTGTCCACGGCGGCCTTCGACCCCATCGAACGGGCCCGGCACCTGGCCCTCGCCACCACCGGCACCGACCCCGAGGTGGCCGCCCGGCTCGCCGAGGCCGCGGCCCTCGCCCGGGACCGGGGCGCACCCTCGGTCGCCGCCCAGCTGGGGCTGCTCGCCGCCCGGCACAGCCCGGCCGGCACCGCGCCCGGCCCGGAGGAGCGGCGGCTGCAGGCCGCCGAGGACGCGATCACCGCCGGCGAGGTCGACCTGGCCCGGGACATCGCCCGCGAGGTGCTGACCCGGACGACCGTGCCCGCCGAACGGGTGCGGGCCTGGATCATCGTCATCGACACCGCCGGACACACCATGGCCGAGGTCGACGCCGCCTTCCCGCAGGCCCTCGCCGACGCCGGCGACGACCCGCGGCTGCTCGCCCTGGTCCACTACCAGCTGGCCTGGCGGGCCCTGATCGTGCAGGGCGACTTCACCGAGGCCCGCGAGGCCGCCGCGCACGCCGCCGGACTGGCCGCGCGGGGCGCCGACCGGCGCACCGAACTCCTCGCGCTCGCCTTCCAGGCCCAGACCGAGACCCTGATGGGCCATCCGGAGGCCCCGCAGACGATCCAGCGCGCCCTGAAGGAGCCCCAGGACCCGGGGGTGGCCTGCCACCACAACGGCGCGGTCAGCGCCCGGTTCCGCTGGCAGATCATGGGCGACCAGCTGTCCGAGGCCCGGGCGACGGTCACCGGGCTGCTGCGCGAGGTGCGCCGGCGCGGCTCGGTGGAGAGCGAGGTGCACTTCGTGCGCTGCCTCGCCGAGACCGAACTGCACGCCGGGCACTGCGGCCGCGCCCTGGAACTCGCCCACGAGGGGCTGCGCCTGGCCCGCGACTCCGGGATCGGCGAGACCGCCTCGGCGATGCTCACCTCGCTGGCCGAGGCCGCCGGCGGGGACGTGGACCGGGCCCTGGCCCTCGCCCGGGAGGCCGTCGAGCACGCCGGGCAGGACGGCGACCAGATGTACCTCTCCCGGGCCCTGGCCGCCCTCGGCCACGCCCAGTTGGTGGCCGGCGACCCGGCCGGCACCGTCCGCTCGCTGCGCCGGGTGCGCCGGCTGGAGCTGGACCTCGGCGTCACCGACCCGGCACGCGGCCGCTGGCACGCCGACCTGGCCGAGGCACTGGTCCGGGTGGGTGAACCCGACGAGGCGCAGGACGTCATCGACACGAGCCGCGAGCACGCGCTGCGGCTGGGCCGGGACAGCGTCCTCGGCGTCCTGGACCGGGCCGAGGGCCTGGTGCTGGCCGCCCGGGGCGAGAAGGAGGCCGCCGTGGAGCGGCTGACCTCCGCTCAGGACCGGCTCGGCAAGCTCGGCTACGGCCTGGAGGAGGCGCGGGCCGCGTTCGCGCTGGCCCGGCTGCGCACCGGCCCCGCCGAGCCGAACGCGCGGCGCGCGGCGGCGTACGACGAGGCGACCCGGCTGTTCCGCCGCTGCCGGGCGCTGCCGTGGTTGCGCCAGGTGGACGAGGCACTCACCCCCCGGGAGCCGGATCCGGCGCTGCCGGCGCCGCAGGCCCCGGACGCCCTGGAGGGCCTGGCGTCGATGGAGCGTCAGGTCGCCTCGCTGGTCATGGAGGGCGCCACCAACCGGGAGATCGCGGCCCGGCTGTTCGTCAGTGTGAAGACGGTGGAGGCCACGCTGACCCGCGTCTACCGCAAGCTGGGGATCCGGTCGCGGGTCGACATCGTCCGATTGGCGGCAGGTCGCCGCGCGGACTGA
- a CDS encoding serine protease yields the protein MFGTRRARPLAATLVATAAAAATALIASPTATAAPQPIVGGTTTTTAAYPFMMQITDAAGNQFCGGTLVAPTKVVTAAHCMVGESPNGVRVVGGRTYLNGTDGTVAKVSRIWVNPDYTDATNGDDVAVITLASSMPYTAAKYVSSSDTGVYAAGTTARILGWGTTSENGGSSNQLRTATVPVVADAGCGSAYGSDFVQSDMVCAGYTSGGVDTCQGDSGGPLLVGGVLAGITSWGEGCAEAGYPGVYTRLAAFSDLVTEQVGS from the coding sequence ATGTTCGGGACCAGACGTGCCAGACCACTCGCCGCGACACTGGTGGCGACGGCCGCCGCCGCGGCCACCGCGCTGATCGCCTCCCCCACGGCGACCGCCGCACCCCAGCCCATCGTGGGCGGTACGACCACCACGACCGCCGCGTACCCGTTCATGATGCAGATCACCGACGCCGCCGGTAACCAGTTCTGCGGCGGCACCCTGGTCGCCCCCACGAAGGTCGTCACCGCCGCGCACTGCATGGTCGGCGAGAGCCCGAACGGGGTCCGCGTGGTCGGCGGCCGCACCTACCTCAACGGCACCGACGGCACCGTCGCCAAGGTGAGCAGGATCTGGGTGAACCCGGACTACACCGACGCCACCAACGGCGACGACGTGGCCGTCATCACCCTGGCGTCGTCGATGCCGTACACGGCCGCGAAGTACGTGTCCTCCTCGGACACCGGGGTGTACGCGGCCGGCACCACCGCCCGGATCCTCGGGTGGGGCACCACCTCGGAGAACGGCGGCTCCTCCAACCAGCTGCGGACCGCGACCGTCCCGGTCGTGGCCGACGCCGGCTGCGGGAGCGCCTACGGTTCGGACTTCGTCCAGTCCGACATGGTTTGCGCCGGATACACGTCCGGCGGCGTAGACACCTGCCAGGGCGACAGCGGCGGTCCCCTGCTTGTCGGGGGCGTCCTGGCAGGGATCACTTCCTGGGGCGAGGGGTGCGCGGAGGCGGGCTACCCGGGTGTGTACACCCGGCTGGCCGCCTTCTCGGACCTGGTGACCGAGCAGGTCGGCTCGTAA
- the dmpI gene encoding 4-oxalocrotonate tautomerase DmpI — protein sequence MPIVTIQQGPRDTELKRDLVKRVTDAFVDALAVPAESVQVWIHEVPADSWGVAGKLTTDR from the coding sequence ATGCCGATCGTCACCATCCAGCAGGGCCCCCGTGACACCGAGCTGAAGCGGGACCTGGTCAAGCGGGTCACCGACGCGTTCGTCGACGCGCTCGCGGTCCCCGCGGAGTCCGTGCAGGTGTGGATCCACGAGGTCCCCGCGGACAGCTGGGGCGTGGCCGGAAAGCTCACCACCGACCGGTAG